The Alteripontixanthobacter sp. genome has a window encoding:
- a CDS encoding LysM peptidoglycan-binding domain-containing protein, whose product MTTGTKAITVQSEIWLFEIPFILTGLFEDSSKGKLVRFTVRVGNKTLGEVLRYVLDEVGGPRLALDPPWNAIEKIRLDSFEFVIELRDGVTSYGLVYNQLNIDLGFAQFDKLGVLYSEDAGRALDVNIYGSFLGVDFSKNPISWDALKEQPPQSPAKSDSVFKLDYLGLGQRVTLRDVTQYETIGAVMEALQESYFQPDSEQLNPLQTPGQSALVYDESAAWLVGAKFSVLDTFAFQGLWNLPALAGARIALSGERAKSLAGFEFEILYRKIAEDLGQYHIELVLPDVLRRFQAGAASVALPIIAIEIYTDGGFKIDLGFPENLNFERSFSIELMVGPIPVTGAIGVYFGRLSPKAVPGLPAITGGDFGPVIIAGAGFRIGVGKSIKAGILEAGFFLGIEGLIEGVVGFFEPWENSEPKATYYRVSGTLQLTGHIYGKVDFAIISAAVDIYAYISVSGTFEAYRATVLAFEAGVKVNLTVKINLGLFKVPIELSFSATIREEAVIGTDEQTPWLLEGDVGSTLKERLGPVGYRRLPTGEIVANPVFARMLNRDFDWDKAAAARVQDLMPSMLAAPSEPEELKLYFRPITSLALKGDRPGETPDPALGEANLVAALMLRTSRESEESFSPAEKFSELVLRFGLSKWREKAWLAGAEFNDDVVSLSELTWLKDHLEGADPPIVITPGDVEEFFRKWAAPVIELAPWTDTGPALTPFPMIPLMTVSAGVEETESYRFDFENGPLCSEAYQADIREYFQNLDPMRDSQGTPVDAVVSDEGDPLSMAQLIFIDCFKLTLRKVVADAVEQLTLANLVAGGRSIQKIAEDCGINHPAGIARIIEANLENAQLFTEGAAIAIARDGVPLASAPNLVRLGKAANIVPLAAARSIFRQPLISETAKLKMHGVRHLILVNDTKQSILDQYFLSNWQEIEDANPVMDWSVPKATSDPNYPTLSLPAGSWIDIPEFMLPPAADRSIADLSDTYAQSPADIIWKPASIVFDTGRLAQIGLTTLVGEGETIAVIAAKFGQTSEALIDASLLYDPAVLSPGRALSVSAGKYLIARDDTLPSIAAAHQTTPEAIKKANEAEPWRLMPRPDSIEKLPMGVEIALPAVGHFVPRLGDTFVAIAQLFGIDAAALALANAETLVLTTGAAVYLPQFSTTTAAATSPANVAKSFAVTPSGILRANQGTLSGWGEPAPLASVVVPHCEEMAESELIDRLANGDKGSQLNGAAQAQSRFLLAGLRLPDPSDPARASDPETDKPLWPLYTLSGQQWPAPATPSETYWVKLNWNASEPAQIMAKAVHDEAVDPESAYLTTDDIALINQFRALGADPAKLEPNLLAQHPYPAYQQVTVAKTFGAAIQWTIPDAVGFGAPPPNETVIQPLLLDVPINIRSALPSELKERAPLELSEVSPDPISGKPLRRILTNTGWATAIELRIRQSFGSEDNGAPLKATYEAISIAAQGQADLEGLRSYIHDHHGDNPIDIYLLYSTDPLSASPDGLNSDAMSAEARAKIALLKANLSTFSNPAGSFSQVALFEGGAEVASATLTEGERFLDLLWQISVTNGGGFFLNYPDGPDGPGLPENLFEAGDTATITLLVALRVGDPLNNPYLPTIPPAKFHNTLITAENLTSAKATVEVQATTKPVGYVEGSDPQLTQSLEQIAGSMLTLDEIVQLNQSNHTILHQGAVITPLEGDPYTIKPGDDLLGVSQAMALDITQLTALVGTQTDLLEYGAMLAMRPGWVTGKSRVEPEQGGFEIIRSQPQPTPATADITPEEAVYRLQAMFQMMGYALDGDDVFSLSNHGLAIMPDEPDNTDPLARFGMDGDALQPWVYRRLLPIAPFAKEGPFDHIDSLDPYGGLGKAARVSFGFQDIFGNRLPVAGDGKAISWKQLYRDPLIPLHAWPSVSLAYDVADSRQQSSPQIRIRVKFAPAGYVAEIGGSAGRLRNKAKADQKRFALAYYQVASQRVNAEVFTTLTKGVYTPLDTKRMAVFAKDAFDYLEAIQKLEPQFEEATEDSTLKMLAVGAQVTVDQITVHIANQPCLLRAGASVMLPERFTVMPNTSLAGISERMNGHPDPATIGILNETAALTPGLLLELNKSDYVTKTGDTLKKIAPDNRTVAQIAKENEAVKGLFPESTELFLGLLETTIEECDTLAKIAARNAVRLEDIASINAGHPFFAEGAQIELPLQLAIPAGIAMSAAIASGQPLSVFVKAHEGSVRDILTANSATTGLLKKGAKIAYSTSTMNDEVFETVTQNDTWATIALKMGARIGDPSLKPADVGAYPANADNTALYVDDALMLLPPIRFGKDVDVPHSASTAVITDRLGVEIRVNRNDETLIDPAFRNLAEVQSVTSTVPARLSSEFTRAQRGTLLAFARQFQDTFDNLKLCVGPDTFTSVSSRALLSKSDDPESKLIAVNWSAKGFGAEVSGPPRFFAPRPLMRQPWNKNGVSILPYISGAPLDPAAAVETNFNNADLERWAMALLTKIDRILYPDLAAPLRALSPTQYEAITAAKAAIAKAVSGSIDQILDPQTTDNPPDHASAAEQLEQQLLVELAKTYRGGVVAQFVVSATTPAGENWTPETAPRLLCSASPVLYKIPDDEPTFDELAKHFGTKPALIGVLLQNVENLLEPGFKIPVGTQPVVAVGETIAHVAGKAEITIEKLIAAVQDTRGFLRPGAEIPLARNVTKTAVDETLGSALERLAPNLTSGNLLDFSISIFVQMNGTTKGVFEPDISLEWKDKETYTTTGDECFDDLVAWFKETDAAVFRHFLVEAPLLKPGTEFAFLARLPPVTASASKITLCSDPAYVNKLNTVLVNSMPDQASSLPLQLAFQVQAMEYNIHDVADGGDYQASEWLTFVDHKFGQIPDAFDLPVPNRQFPIPPQVLDHGVAPRVADSKVDPAKIEDALFYDYRLRFAFDASAQDEISYTRYEPGAFDTQAQDEDEPVGVEALAETLAQFTAIEEALFEDILIMRTWNGRPGGDAEAKIALNAVEIFAAIATKAGAQWQNLGEDAAPTVSGESFRIRRHNHPSGHSLLTVTPHRDAEAYGMSTGGRIPEASIIGRETSAMKTDSFTATMMSAKHASLVDIDADSIEEAGAVPVPRTRLGEFYQVDDKHLNLLNYQQCWGGISILRNRRLVEGIPTADPFLLHVPDVRTTSYLTPTFIYAQRINLGTEIGPLADRLKTIFERIFFPTESGVVPPRQRVSATMAFTRPSATAAGCEEVDPADWKSMFVPVSTTPLIELDQAGTDGLPTPKVAADTIAAHLTEFLSGYDLSPNENWSFTLKLFSHLNDKDTPPQLLEIIDIRVRMSDQ is encoded by the coding sequence ATGACCACTGGCACCAAGGCGATCACTGTCCAGAGCGAAATCTGGCTGTTTGAAATCCCGTTCATACTGACCGGGCTGTTTGAGGATTCCAGCAAAGGCAAGCTTGTGCGGTTTACCGTTCGGGTTGGCAACAAGACGCTCGGCGAAGTGTTGCGATATGTGCTTGATGAGGTTGGCGGGCCGCGTCTCGCACTCGATCCGCCTTGGAATGCGATCGAAAAAATCCGGCTCGACAGTTTCGAGTTCGTCATTGAGCTGCGAGATGGCGTCACCTCCTACGGGCTGGTCTACAACCAGCTGAACATCGATCTTGGCTTTGCGCAGTTTGATAAACTTGGAGTGCTCTACTCGGAGGATGCAGGCCGAGCACTTGATGTAAATATCTACGGCTCGTTCTTGGGCGTAGATTTCAGCAAAAATCCGATTAGCTGGGACGCGTTGAAGGAGCAGCCGCCGCAGTCACCAGCCAAGTCCGACTCGGTGTTCAAACTCGACTATCTCGGTCTCGGCCAGCGCGTTACCCTGCGTGATGTAACACAGTATGAGACCATCGGCGCGGTGATGGAGGCGTTGCAGGAATCCTATTTTCAACCGGATTCCGAGCAGCTCAATCCCCTTCAAACACCCGGCCAGAGTGCGCTTGTCTATGACGAAAGCGCGGCATGGTTGGTCGGGGCGAAATTCTCCGTGCTCGATACGTTTGCATTCCAGGGTCTATGGAATCTTCCTGCGCTTGCAGGAGCACGGATTGCACTGAGCGGGGAGCGTGCCAAGTCGCTGGCGGGTTTCGAATTCGAGATATTGTACCGAAAGATCGCGGAAGATCTGGGCCAGTATCACATTGAGCTCGTCCTGCCCGATGTCCTACGGCGTTTCCAAGCCGGCGCGGCTTCGGTTGCGCTGCCAATCATCGCCATTGAGATCTACACTGATGGCGGTTTTAAGATCGATCTTGGTTTTCCGGAAAACCTAAATTTCGAACGTTCCTTCTCAATCGAACTGATGGTTGGGCCGATCCCGGTCACAGGGGCAATCGGCGTCTATTTTGGCCGCTTGAGCCCCAAGGCTGTGCCCGGTTTGCCGGCCATCACGGGCGGCGATTTCGGACCGGTGATAATCGCGGGTGCCGGTTTCCGGATTGGCGTCGGAAAGTCGATCAAGGCTGGTATTCTTGAGGCCGGCTTCTTCCTCGGCATCGAAGGACTAATCGAGGGCGTTGTCGGCTTCTTCGAGCCATGGGAAAATTCGGAACCCAAGGCGACATACTACCGGGTCTCGGGCACATTGCAGCTCACCGGGCACATCTATGGCAAAGTCGATTTTGCAATCATCAGTGCCGCGGTCGACATCTATGCATATATCTCTGTCTCTGGAACATTCGAAGCCTACCGAGCGACCGTTCTTGCCTTTGAAGCAGGCGTCAAAGTCAATCTGACCGTCAAGATCAATCTTGGCCTGTTCAAAGTTCCGATCGAACTCTCTTTCTCAGCGACGATCCGCGAAGAGGCAGTAATTGGCACGGATGAGCAGACCCCGTGGCTGCTCGAAGGGGATGTTGGTTCCACGCTGAAGGAACGTCTGGGCCCAGTCGGTTACCGACGCCTGCCGACAGGTGAAATCGTGGCGAACCCGGTTTTCGCCCGAATGCTGAACCGCGATTTTGACTGGGACAAAGCTGCGGCTGCCCGCGTTCAAGACCTGATGCCGAGCATGCTGGCAGCTCCGTCAGAACCCGAAGAACTCAAGCTCTATTTCCGGCCCATCACATCTTTGGCACTCAAAGGTGACCGACCTGGTGAAACTCCAGACCCTGCACTCGGTGAGGCCAATCTGGTTGCAGCGTTGATGCTGCGCACGTCACGTGAAAGCGAGGAAAGCTTCTCACCAGCGGAGAAATTCTCAGAGTTGGTGCTGCGTTTCGGGCTTAGCAAATGGCGCGAAAAGGCCTGGCTCGCCGGGGCCGAATTCAACGATGATGTTGTCTCCCTGTCTGAATTGACATGGCTGAAAGACCATCTCGAAGGTGCCGATCCGCCCATCGTGATTACACCTGGAGACGTTGAAGAGTTCTTCAGGAAGTGGGCCGCACCCGTCATTGAACTGGCACCATGGACTGATACCGGCCCGGCTTTGACCCCGTTTCCGATGATCCCGCTGATGACTGTCTCAGCTGGCGTGGAGGAAACGGAAAGCTACCGTTTCGATTTCGAGAATGGCCCGCTGTGTTCCGAAGCGTATCAGGCGGATATTCGCGAGTATTTTCAAAATCTTGATCCGATGCGTGATTCCCAAGGGACGCCAGTGGACGCGGTTGTCAGTGACGAAGGCGATCCGCTTTCGATGGCACAATTGATCTTCATCGATTGCTTCAAACTGACCTTGAGAAAGGTTGTGGCGGATGCTGTGGAACAGCTTACGCTCGCAAATCTCGTAGCTGGCGGTCGTTCAATCCAGAAGATCGCCGAGGATTGTGGGATCAATCATCCAGCCGGGATCGCACGGATTATCGAGGCCAATCTCGAAAACGCGCAACTGTTTACCGAAGGTGCAGCTATCGCGATCGCGAGAGATGGAGTGCCGCTCGCCTCGGCGCCTAATTTGGTACGCCTTGGCAAAGCCGCAAACATTGTGCCACTCGCCGCCGCAAGATCGATTTTTCGCCAGCCTCTGATCAGTGAGACTGCCAAGCTAAAGATGCATGGCGTACGCCACCTGATCCTTGTGAACGACACGAAGCAGTCGATCCTCGACCAGTACTTTCTCAGCAATTGGCAAGAGATCGAAGATGCCAATCCGGTGATGGACTGGAGTGTTCCCAAAGCCACCTCTGATCCGAACTATCCGACGCTGTCTTTGCCCGCCGGGTCTTGGATCGACATCCCAGAATTTATGTTGCCGCCGGCGGCAGACCGCTCGATTGCCGACCTTTCTGACACCTATGCTCAGTCGCCCGCTGATATCATTTGGAAACCGGCAAGTATCGTATTCGACACCGGACGGCTCGCGCAGATCGGGCTTACGACGTTGGTCGGCGAAGGCGAGACAATCGCCGTGATTGCGGCCAAGTTCGGCCAAACCTCCGAAGCGCTAATTGATGCGAGCCTGCTGTACGATCCGGCTGTGCTGTCTCCCGGCCGTGCTCTATCGGTTTCGGCGGGCAAGTATCTGATTGCACGTGATGATACTTTGCCATCGATAGCCGCTGCTCATCAGACCACGCCTGAAGCGATCAAGAAGGCCAATGAAGCGGAGCCGTGGCGTCTTATGCCGCGCCCAGATAGCATCGAGAAACTGCCGATGGGTGTCGAGATCGCATTGCCAGCGGTTGGCCATTTCGTACCGCGCCTTGGCGATACATTCGTTGCAATCGCGCAATTGTTCGGCATCGATGCCGCCGCATTGGCGCTGGCGAATGCCGAAACCCTGGTGCTGACGACTGGAGCTGCGGTCTATCTTCCTCAGTTCAGCACCACCACTGCGGCGGCGACCAGTCCGGCGAATGTTGCCAAGAGTTTTGCGGTAACGCCTAGCGGGATTTTGCGCGCGAACCAGGGTACCCTTAGCGGCTGGGGCGAGCCTGCGCCCTTGGCTAGTGTTGTTGTCCCTCATTGCGAAGAAATGGCCGAGAGCGAGTTGATCGACCGACTGGCCAATGGCGATAAGGGTTCGCAGCTCAACGGCGCCGCTCAGGCGCAATCACGGTTCTTGTTGGCGGGCCTGCGCCTGCCCGATCCGAGTGATCCTGCGCGAGCCTCGGACCCAGAAACGGACAAGCCGCTTTGGCCGCTTTATACACTGTCAGGCCAGCAATGGCCCGCGCCAGCGACGCCAAGTGAAACCTATTGGGTGAAGCTGAACTGGAATGCGAGCGAGCCTGCGCAAATAATGGCGAAGGCTGTGCACGATGAGGCGGTTGATCCCGAGTCGGCTTACCTGACCACCGATGATATTGCGCTCATTAACCAGTTCCGCGCACTCGGCGCTGACCCGGCGAAGCTTGAGCCCAATCTGCTGGCTCAGCACCCATATCCTGCATATCAGCAGGTTACCGTCGCAAAGACCTTTGGTGCTGCGATCCAATGGACGATCCCGGATGCGGTCGGCTTTGGTGCCCCTCCGCCTAATGAAACCGTGATCCAGCCGTTGCTGCTTGATGTTCCGATCAATATCCGCAGCGCACTCCCAAGCGAACTCAAAGAGCGCGCGCCGCTCGAATTGAGCGAAGTCAGCCCGGATCCCATCAGCGGGAAGCCGTTGCGGCGAATTTTAACAAATACTGGTTGGGCGACCGCTATCGAACTGCGAATCCGGCAGTCCTTTGGCAGTGAAGACAATGGCGCGCCGCTGAAGGCGACATATGAGGCGATCTCAATCGCGGCGCAGGGACAGGCGGATCTGGAAGGGTTGCGAAGCTATATCCATGATCATCATGGCGACAACCCGATCGATATCTACCTGCTCTATTCGACCGATCCACTTTCCGCCTCGCCCGATGGTTTGAATTCCGATGCGATGTCAGCAGAGGCGCGGGCCAAGATCGCCTTGCTTAAGGCAAACCTATCGACATTCTCTAACCCGGCGGGCTCATTCAGTCAGGTCGCTCTGTTTGAGGGTGGCGCGGAAGTGGCATCGGCTACGCTGACCGAAGGCGAGCGATTCCTCGATCTGCTTTGGCAGATTAGCGTCACAAATGGCGGTGGCTTCTTCCTCAACTACCCCGATGGCCCTGATGGTCCAGGACTGCCCGAGAACCTGTTCGAAGCGGGCGATACAGCGACGATTACTCTGCTTGTTGCGTTGCGAGTTGGTGATCCGTTGAACAATCCGTACCTGCCGACGATCCCCCCGGCGAAGTTTCACAACACGCTGATCACTGCCGAGAACCTGACCAGTGCTAAAGCGACCGTCGAGGTTCAAGCGACAACGAAGCCGGTCGGCTATGTCGAAGGTTCTGACCCTCAGCTCACCCAATCGCTTGAACAGATTGCCGGTTCGATGTTGACGCTCGATGAAATCGTCCAGCTCAATCAATCAAACCACACGATTTTGCATCAGGGTGCGGTTATTACACCGCTTGAAGGCGATCCCTATACGATCAAGCCAGGCGATGACCTGCTTGGTGTGTCGCAAGCGATGGCTCTCGACATCACGCAACTGACTGCACTTGTCGGAACTCAAACTGATTTGCTGGAGTATGGCGCGATGCTTGCCATGCGGCCGGGCTGGGTCACGGGCAAGAGCCGGGTGGAGCCCGAACAGGGCGGGTTCGAGATCATACGTTCACAGCCGCAACCAACCCCCGCTACGGCAGATATTACGCCTGAAGAAGCGGTCTATCGTCTCCAGGCAATGTTCCAGATGATGGGGTATGCGCTGGACGGCGATGATGTGTTCTCGCTCAGCAATCATGGTCTTGCGATCATGCCGGATGAGCCGGATAATACCGATCCCCTGGCGCGGTTCGGGATGGATGGAGATGCGCTTCAACCGTGGGTCTATCGCAGGCTGCTGCCGATCGCTCCATTCGCTAAAGAAGGCCCCTTCGATCATATAGACAGCCTCGATCCCTATGGCGGGCTCGGGAAAGCTGCACGCGTGTCCTTCGGGTTCCAGGACATATTCGGCAATCGTCTTCCGGTGGCAGGCGATGGCAAAGCGATTTCTTGGAAACAGCTTTATCGCGATCCGTTGATCCCGCTGCATGCTTGGCCGTCGGTCAGCCTCGCTTATGACGTGGCTGATTCCCGCCAGCAGAGCTCGCCGCAAATTCGCATCAGGGTGAAATTCGCGCCCGCTGGTTACGTCGCAGAAATTGGCGGGAGCGCCGGTCGCCTTCGCAATAAAGCCAAGGCTGACCAAAAACGGTTTGCGCTCGCCTATTATCAAGTTGCAAGCCAACGAGTGAATGCGGAAGTTTTCACCACATTGACGAAGGGCGTTTACACGCCACTAGACACCAAGAGGATGGCAGTTTTTGCCAAGGACGCTTTCGATTATCTTGAGGCAATTCAGAAACTTGAGCCGCAGTTCGAAGAGGCGACCGAAGACAGTACGCTCAAGATGCTCGCGGTCGGCGCTCAGGTCACTGTCGACCAGATAACTGTTCACATCGCTAACCAGCCGTGCTTGCTGCGGGCGGGTGCGAGTGTGATGTTGCCTGAGCGGTTTACAGTCATGCCCAACACCTCTCTGGCCGGTATTTCCGAGCGGATGAATGGGCATCCAGATCCGGCAACGATCGGTATTCTCAACGAAACCGCCGCGCTGACACCGGGTTTGCTGCTCGAGCTCAACAAGAGTGATTATGTCACCAAAACAGGAGATACACTCAAGAAGATTGCGCCGGACAACCGAACCGTCGCGCAGATTGCCAAGGAAAACGAGGCCGTAAAAGGGCTGTTCCCAGAAAGCACTGAACTCTTTCTAGGTCTGCTTGAAACCACAATTGAAGAATGCGATACATTGGCGAAAATCGCAGCTCGTAATGCGGTGCGTCTTGAAGATATCGCAAGCATCAATGCGGGTCATCCGTTCTTTGCAGAAGGCGCCCAAATCGAACTTCCGCTGCAATTGGCAATCCCTGCGGGAATTGCGATGTCTGCGGCGATTGCCAGTGGCCAACCACTTTCGGTATTTGTGAAGGCGCACGAGGGATCGGTCCGCGATATCCTGACCGCAAACTCGGCTACGACTGGCTTGCTCAAAAAGGGCGCGAAAATCGCCTACAGCACCAGCACGATGAATGACGAAGTCTTCGAAACGGTCACCCAAAACGATACTTGGGCAACGATTGCCCTCAAGATGGGTGCTAGGATCGGAGATCCGTCGCTTAAGCCTGCGGATGTCGGAGCCTATCCGGCCAATGCCGACAACACCGCTCTCTATGTCGACGATGCCTTGATGCTGCTCCCTCCGATCCGCTTCGGCAAAGATGTCGATGTGCCACACTCGGCCAGCACCGCTGTCATCACAGATCGCCTCGGTGTCGAGATCCGGGTCAATCGCAATGATGAAACACTGATCGACCCGGCGTTCCGCAATTTGGCGGAGGTCCAAAGCGTCACGAGTACTGTGCCTGCGCGCCTGTCTTCGGAGTTTACGCGGGCGCAGCGGGGCACCCTGTTGGCATTCGCGCGGCAATTCCAGGATACCTTCGACAACCTGAAATTGTGTGTTGGACCCGACACCTTCACGTCCGTGTCTTCGCGCGCCTTGTTATCTAAAAGTGATGACCCGGAATCTAAGCTGATTGCGGTAAATTGGAGCGCCAAAGGGTTTGGTGCGGAAGTTTCTGGCCCGCCGCGTTTCTTTGCTCCGCGTCCATTAATGCGCCAGCCTTGGAATAAGAATGGTGTGTCGATCCTGCCATATATTAGCGGTGCTCCGCTTGATCCTGCTGCGGCGGTGGAAACCAATTTCAACAATGCCGATCTTGAGCGTTGGGCAATGGCCTTGCTCACCAAAATCGACCGCATCCTCTACCCTGATCTGGCAGCGCCGCTGCGCGCTCTCTCGCCGACGCAATACGAAGCGATAACCGCTGCAAAGGCAGCAATTGCCAAAGCAGTTTCGGGCAGTATCGATCAAATTCTAGATCCGCAAACCACTGATAACCCGCCAGATCATGCCAGTGCGGCCGAGCAGTTAGAGCAGCAATTGCTGGTAGAACTGGCAAAGACGTATCGCGGCGGAGTGGTGGCTCAATTTGTTGTCTCGGCCACGACACCTGCTGGCGAGAACTGGACACCCGAGACCGCGCCACGATTGTTGTGTTCCGCCAGTCCTGTTCTCTACAAGATCCCTGATGACGAGCCGACCTTTGATGAGTTGGCTAAGCATTTTGGCACTAAGCCAGCGCTCATTGGCGTGCTCTTGCAGAACGTCGAAAACTTGCTTGAACCCGGTTTCAAAATTCCAGTCGGGACGCAGCCGGTCGTGGCGGTCGGAGAAACGATTGCACACGTTGCTGGGAAAGCAGAGATCACAATCGAAAAATTGATTGCGGCGGTGCAAGACACACGGGGTTTCCTACGGCCAGGCGCAGAAATACCGCTCGCTCGCAATGTGACCAAGACGGCAGTTGATGAGACACTGGGATCAGCGCTGGAGCGGCTTGCCCCCAATCTGACCTCAGGCAATCTGCTGGATTTCTCGATCAGTATCTTTGTCCAGATGAATGGCACGACGAAGGGCGTGTTCGAGCCTGACATCTCGCTCGAGTGGAAAGACAAGGAAACCTATACCACCACGGGTGATGAGTGTTTCGACGATCTGGTCGCTTGGTTCAAGGAGACGGATGCTGCGGTGTTCAGGCATTTCCTCGTTGAGGCGCCGCTGCTGAAACCGGGAACCGAATTTGCGTTCCTGGCACGCCTGCCCCCAGTTACTGCATCTGCTTCGAAAATTACGCTGTGCTCTGATCCCGCGTATGTGAACAAGCTCAACACGGTGCTGGTCAACTCAATGCCAGACCAAGCCAGCAGCTTGCCCTTGCAACTCGCTTTCCAAGTGCAGGCGATGGAGTACAACATACACGATGTGGCTGATGGTGGCGACTATCAGGCGTCGGAATGGTTGACCTTTGTCGACCATAAATTCGGACAGATTCCTGATGCGTTTGACCTGCCGGTACCGAACCGCCAATTCCCGATCCCACCACAAGTCCTCGATCACGGCGTTGCGCCAAGGGTGGCCGATAGCAAGGTCGACCCGGCGAAGATCGAGGATGCACTGTTCTATGATTACCGCTTGCGCTTCGCGTTTGACGCGTCGGCGCAGGATGAAATTTCCTATACTCGGTATGAGCCCGGTGCTTTCGACACCCAGGCGCAAGACGAAGACGAGCCTGTAGGCGTGGAGGCTTTGGCTGAAACGCTCGCGCAATTCACGGCGATCGAAGAGGCGTTGTTCGAGGATATCCTGATCATGCGCACATGGAATGGGCGGCCAGGCGGCGACGCGGAGGCGAAGATTGCCCTGAATGCCGTTGAGATTTTTGCTGCTATTGCCACCAAAGCAGGCGCGCAATGGCAAAACCTTGGTGAGGACGCAGCGCCAACTGTATCTGGCGAAAGCTTCCGCATCCGGCGGCACAATCATCCCAGTGGCCATTCTCTGCTGACTGTCACGCCGCACCGCGATGCAGAGGCGTATGGCATGTCAACTGGCGGGAGAATCCCCGAGGCAAGCATTATCGGGCGCGAAACCTCGGCAATGAAGACCGATAGCTTCACTGCGACGATGATGTCGGCGAAGCACGCTTCTCTCGTTGATATCGACGCCGACTCTATCGAAGAGGCTGGGGCAGTGCCGGTACCGCGCACCCGCTTGGGTGAGTTTTACCAGGTCGATGATAAGCATCTGAACCTGCTGAATTATCAGCAATGTTGGGGTGGGATTTCAATCTTGCGCAACAGGCGGCTGGTCGAAGGTATTCCTACCGCTGATCCATTCCTGCTGCACGTCCCCGATGTACGGACCACCAGCTACCTAACACCGACCTTTATCTATGCTCAGCGGATCAATCTGGGGACCGAGATCGGGCCTCTGGCCGACAGGCTGAAAACGATATTTGAGCGGATATTCTTCCCGACCGAGAGCGGTGTAGTTCCGCCTCGTCAGCGGGTCTCGGCAACGATGGCATTTACCCGCCCATCGGCGACCGCTGCTGGCTGTGAGGAGGTCGATCCGGCAGACTGGAAATCTATGTTCGTGCCGGTGTCGACCACGCCATTGATTGAGCTTGACCAGGCTGGAACGGACGGGCTGCCCACACCGAAGGTGGCGGCCGATACCATTGCCGCGCATCTGACCGAATTCCTGTCTGGTTATGACCTTTCCCCGAATGAAAACTGGTCATTCACGCTGAAGCTTTTCAGCCATCTCAACGATAAGGACACGCCGCCGCAATTGCTCGAAATAATCGATATCAGGGTGCGCATGTCAGACCAATAA